The Paenibacillus sp. RUD330 genome has a segment encoding these proteins:
- a CDS encoding ABC transporter substrate-binding protein, whose translation MKKRSPKAMGAIALILTAALTVTACGKSGGAAEGTAEKPVNLIWYTIGVPQKDTDKVMAEVNKYTAEKIGATVTLKQIDFGDYSQKMGVMTASGEPMDILFTSSWAFDYVQNARKGAFYKIDDLLKSDGKGIVDTLDPAFLEGSKVDGHNYGIPANKELPAQTVYRFNKQNLDKLGLDFKNVKTLEDLEPILKANKEKNQGVLGLKMDNNFTPFVPYDYIIQGLPMAVALDGDNSKIVNVLDTPEMKQALTTMHSYYKAGYISPEAATTTSTNDVEKTGKWLIDLATTQPLADNTWSASLGYPIESTPAGPSIIYNWSVMGSMQAISANSEYPEKAMQFLNLLNTDAKLRNMVDSGIEGTHYKMTGDNRMENLPEAKNYDMPTFSLGNVMLTYLNPGDPDNKWDEFKKFNDEGKNAPTLGFNFDTSKVANEIAALQNVKAEVWAPLMTGTVDPAGYLPRANEKLKAAGLDKIIAEAQAQLDAWKASNK comes from the coding sequence ATGAAAAAGAGATCCCCGAAAGCCATGGGCGCGATCGCCCTCATCCTTACCGCAGCCTTGACCGTAACGGCCTGCGGCAAAAGCGGCGGCGCCGCGGAAGGAACCGCAGAAAAACCGGTCAACCTGATCTGGTACACGATCGGCGTTCCGCAGAAGGATACCGACAAGGTCATGGCTGAAGTCAACAAATACACGGCCGAGAAAATCGGCGCGACCGTTACCCTGAAGCAGATCGACTTCGGCGACTACAGCCAGAAGATGGGCGTCATGACCGCTTCCGGCGAGCCGATGGACATTCTGTTCACCTCTTCCTGGGCTTTCGACTACGTGCAGAATGCCCGCAAAGGCGCCTTCTACAAAATCGACGACCTGCTGAAATCGGATGGAAAAGGCATCGTGGACACGCTGGACCCGGCCTTCCTCGAAGGCTCCAAGGTCGACGGCCACAACTACGGCATTCCGGCCAACAAAGAGCTGCCGGCCCAGACGGTCTACCGCTTCAACAAGCAGAACCTGGACAAGCTCGGCCTGGACTTCAAGAACGTGAAAACGCTCGAGGACCTCGAGCCGATCCTGAAGGCGAACAAGGAAAAAAATCAAGGCGTGCTCGGGCTGAAGATGGACAACAACTTCACTCCGTTCGTTCCTTACGACTACATCATCCAAGGCCTGCCGATGGCTGTCGCGCTCGACGGCGACAACAGCAAGATCGTCAACGTGCTCGACACGCCGGAGATGAAGCAGGCTCTGACGACGATGCACAGCTACTACAAAGCAGGCTACATCTCGCCTGAAGCGGCCACGACCACCTCGACCAACGATGTCGAGAAAACCGGCAAATGGCTGATCGACCTCGCGACGACCCAGCCGCTCGCCGACAACACCTGGAGCGCCAGCCTCGGCTACCCGATCGAATCGACGCCGGCCGGCCCGTCCATCATCTACAACTGGTCCGTCATGGGGTCCATGCAGGCGATCTCGGCCAACTCCGAATATCCGGAGAAAGCGATGCAGTTCCTGAACCTGCTCAACACCGACGCCAAGCTGCGCAACATGGTCGACTCCGGCATCGAGGGCACGCACTACAAGATGACCGGCGACAACCGGATGGAGAACCTTCCTGAAGCCAAAAACTACGACATGCCGACCTTCTCGCTCGGCAACGTCATGCTCACGTACCTAAACCCGGGCGACCCGGACAACAAGTGGGACGAGTTCAAGAAATTCAACGACGAAGGCAAAAACGCTCCTACGCTCGGCTTCAACTTCGACACCTCCAAGGTCGCGAACGAAATCGCCGCTCTGCAGAACGTCAAAGCCGAGGTATGGGCTCCGCTCATGACCGGCACCGTCGACCCTGCCGGCTACCTGCCGCGCGCCAACGAAAAGCTGAAAGCGGCCGGCCTCGACAAGATCATCGCCGAAGCCCAAGCCCAGCTGGACGCCTGGAAAGCTTCGAACAAGTAA
- a CDS encoding response regulator transcription factor codes for MYRVMLVDDEPFIVEGLQDAIDWSAFDLEIAAVAGSGKAALELLKKQPVDLLVTDITMPGMSGLELIREARAIVPGMKAVILSGYNEFDYLKEGMTLGIENYLLKPVNFKELRATLAATAAKLDAEEEPSELSLSEEEIGILKDRILYRWMRGEIDPAELAQRAELLGLRLDRPWLTSAVVRGTGESVSALRKRVRTLLPADSRSLSFADLDGDLVLLFPSDTADAGRAAARSALELLSAAGGLRLSLGTAERIGALEQRSYALAKKAQDYHLLHEGSPILDAADLREQPGSGEALEIGNGDYSRMLLARDTDALYGRVDEDFRRFQRLEGATPELLQSAAIELVVAFRLELRDMRGGEQAQEVLFRFKKTLDRIGKASSLEELTDAVKAYAHFTMEQLQRSDRVPVVNQVIQYIAGHYREALSLKTLGAAHRIHPAYLGQLFSKETGSGFSEYLNKYRIEKAKELLKDTDDKVADISREVGYVETGYFYKQFKKYVGISPNEYRELRH; via the coding sequence ATGTATCGGGTCATGCTCGTCGATGACGAGCCTTTTATTGTGGAAGGCCTGCAGGATGCGATCGACTGGTCGGCCTTCGATCTGGAGATCGCCGCGGTCGCGGGCAGCGGCAAGGCGGCGCTGGAGCTGCTGAAGAAGCAGCCCGTCGATCTGCTCGTCACGGATATCACGATGCCCGGCATGTCCGGGCTCGAGCTGATTCGGGAAGCGCGGGCGATTGTGCCCGGAATGAAAGCCGTCATCCTGAGCGGCTACAACGAGTTCGACTATCTCAAGGAAGGCATGACGCTCGGCATCGAGAACTACCTGCTGAAGCCCGTCAACTTCAAGGAGCTGCGGGCGACGCTGGCTGCGACGGCAGCCAAGCTGGACGCGGAGGAGGAGCCTTCCGAGCTTTCACTGTCCGAGGAAGAGATCGGCATTCTCAAGGACCGCATCCTCTACCGCTGGATGCGCGGCGAGATCGATCCCGCCGAGCTCGCCCAGCGGGCGGAGCTGCTCGGCCTGCGGCTGGACAGGCCGTGGCTGACGTCGGCCGTCGTCCGCGGAACCGGCGAGAGCGTCTCCGCGTTGAGGAAGCGGGTCCGCACCCTGCTGCCGGCCGATTCCCGCTCGCTCAGCTTCGCCGACCTCGACGGCGACCTCGTCCTGCTGTTTCCGTCGGATACGGCGGATGCGGGAAGAGCAGCCGCCCGGAGCGCGCTGGAATTGTTGTCCGCAGCCGGAGGACTGCGCCTCTCGCTCGGGACGGCGGAGCGGATCGGCGCGCTGGAGCAGCGCAGCTACGCGCTCGCGAAGAAAGCCCAGGATTATCATCTGCTGCATGAAGGCAGTCCGATTCTGGACGCCGCCGACCTGCGCGAGCAGCCGGGAAGCGGCGAAGCGCTGGAGATCGGCAATGGCGACTACTCCCGCATGCTGCTCGCCCGCGATACGGACGCGCTCTATGGCCGCGTCGACGAGGATTTCCGCCGTTTCCAGCGGCTTGAAGGCGCGACGCCGGAGCTGCTCCAGAGCGCGGCGATCGAGCTGGTCGTCGCGTTCCGCCTGGAGCTGCGGGATATGCGCGGCGGCGAGCAGGCGCAGGAGGTGCTGTTCCGGTTCAAGAAAACGCTGGACCGGATCGGCAAAGCCTCCTCCCTGGAGGAGCTGACGGATGCAGTCAAGGCTTACGCGCATTTCACGATGGAGCAGCTGCAGCGCAGCGACCGCGTGCCGGTCGTGAACCAGGTCATCCAGTACATTGCCGGGCATTACCGCGAGGCGCTGTCGCTGAAAACTCTCGGAGCCGCGCACCGCATCCATCCGGCTTATCTGGGGCAGCTGTTCAGCAAAGAAACCGGCTCCGGCTTCTCCGAGTATTTGAACAAGTACCGGATCGAGAAGGCGAAGGAGCTGCTGAAGGATACCGACGACAAGGTGGCGGATATTTCCCGCGAGGTCGGTTACGTGGAAACGGGATATTTTTACAAGCAATTCAAAAAATATGTGGGCATCTCGCCCAACGAATATCGGGAGCTGCGGCATTAG
- a CDS encoding sensor histidine kinase, with protein sequence MKAGSFYRTYIRNNLFTKLLATFSAIAVLAIVTLSYLLYAVMAGSIERDIVGNQRRAMESVSGYLTAKNDSVQRMVSDIYQDTALSQNVSYLLEHPFADYFRFRIDRYADEPRAGFGNALTYFQRKAEGDADIRDLLLYSSGVQYLYAYRREGNPQLLQLNSALSYIPDAMALETPPVSLPSPWVRSGLALEDKRLYAVRSAINDSSTLQNIGQLLVYYSSDGIQRALASYADVLKGYLLVLTPQGQVVFDSSGAYYGKVYPYASRISALSPSAELEETSLVSVLPESAAGFNVVSVVPKSEISEATESMRRTVLGVSAVCILFAVALPSIAVFSVARRTGSLVRLMRRVETGDMAGRIHDPRGDELGQIASGFNRMLDQLDRHIEQEYKAEIRQRNTELSALQARINPHFLSNTLEVIRMRAVSQGADDAGEMIYSLSVLFRSMVSSQSIVPLREELELGRQYLELFRIRYKDRFSYGIEMSGHIGGRGVIKLSLQPIIENYIVHGLDPERGDNRFSIKAEAVRGMIVITLVDNGRGMEPQRLEEVQRSLRIPLPDEAEGSFGLHSVSERLRLVYGPEAGLSIAGEPGQGTTVIIRFPDELEEERS encoded by the coding sequence ATGAAGGCCGGCAGCTTCTACCGCACCTATATCCGCAACAACCTGTTCACCAAGCTGCTCGCCACCTTCTCGGCCATTGCGGTGCTGGCGATCGTGACCCTCTCCTATCTGCTCTATGCGGTGATGGCGGGCTCCATCGAGCGCGACATTGTCGGCAACCAGCGGCGCGCCATGGAGAGCGTCAGCGGTTATCTGACCGCCAAAAACGACTCGGTCCAACGCATGGTCTCCGACATTTACCAGGACACGGCCCTCTCGCAAAACGTGTCGTATCTGCTGGAGCATCCGTTCGCGGATTACTTCCGCTTCCGCATCGACCGTTATGCGGACGAGCCGCGCGCCGGCTTCGGCAATGCGCTGACTTACTTCCAGCGCAAAGCGGAAGGCGACGCCGACATCCGGGACCTGCTGCTGTACAGCTCCGGCGTCCAGTATCTATACGCCTACCGGAGGGAGGGCAATCCCCAGCTGCTGCAGCTGAACTCGGCGCTGTCCTACATTCCCGACGCGATGGCGCTGGAGACGCCGCCGGTAAGCCTTCCAAGCCCCTGGGTCCGTTCCGGCCTCGCGCTGGAGGACAAGCGGCTGTACGCGGTCCGATCCGCGATCAACGATTCCTCCACGCTGCAGAACATCGGACAGCTGCTCGTCTATTACAGCTCCGACGGCATCCAGCGGGCGCTGGCATCGTACGCGGACGTCCTCAAGGGCTACCTTCTCGTGCTGACGCCGCAGGGACAGGTCGTGTTCGACTCCTCGGGCGCCTACTACGGCAAGGTCTATCCGTACGCTTCCCGCATCAGCGCCCTATCCCCCTCTGCGGAGCTGGAAGAAACGTCGCTCGTATCGGTGCTTCCCGAAAGCGCGGCAGGCTTCAACGTCGTCAGCGTCGTTCCCAAGTCTGAAATAAGCGAAGCGACGGAAAGCATGCGGCGGACCGTGCTCGGCGTAAGCGCGGTGTGCATCCTGTTCGCGGTCGCCCTTCCCTCGATCGCGGTATTCAGCGTCGCACGGCGGACGGGAAGCCTGGTCCGACTCATGAGACGGGTCGAGACCGGCGACATGGCCGGCCGCATCCACGATCCCCGCGGAGACGAGCTCGGCCAGATCGCCAGCGGCTTCAACCGGATGCTCGACCAGCTGGACCGCCATATCGAACAGGAATACAAAGCGGAAATCAGGCAGCGGAATACAGAGCTGTCCGCCCTGCAGGCGCGCATCAATCCTCATTTCCTCTCCAATACGCTGGAGGTCATCCGGATGAGGGCCGTCTCGCAAGGCGCGGACGACGCCGGGGAAATGATCTACAGCCTGTCCGTGCTGTTCCGCAGCATGGTCAGCAGCCAGAGCATCGTGCCGCTGCGGGAGGAGCTGGAGCTCGGGAGGCAGTACCTGGAGCTGTTCCGGATCCGCTACAAGGACCGGTTCTCCTATGGAATCGAGATGTCGGGCCATATCGGGGGCCGCGGAGTCATCAAGCTGTCGCTGCAGCCGATCATCGAAAATTACATTGTGCACGGGCTCGATCCGGAGCGCGGCGACAACCGGTTTTCCATCAAGGCCGAAGCTGTCCGCGGAATGATCGTCATTACGCTCGTCGACAACGGCAGGGGCATGGAGCCGCAGCGGCTGGAAGAGGTGCAGCGGAGCCTGCGGATTCCGCTTCCGGACGAGGCCGAAGGCTCGTTCGGCCTGCACAGCGTGTCGGAGAGGCTGAGGCTTGTCTATGGGCCCGAAGCCGGCCTGTCCATCGCCGGCGAGCCTGGCCAAGGAACGACGGTCATCATCCGGTTCCCGGACGAACTCGAGGAGGAGAGAAGCTGA